ACGATTTTAAAATGCAAACATAAAAACAATAACAGTAAACCGACGATGCTTCCCGGAATAGGTAATTTCAATAACGAAGAAATTAAGTCACCGATATATGAAAATATGAAAAGCCCAATAATTTGAACCGCTATAATTGCCGATCTGCGCACGGAACATTTCTTCATTACCATTACCCTCCCTTCACCCTATCAATTTCGTTTGATTTCTTTACTTTACCAATAATGAAACCTTTCGTCTAGAAAACATAGATTTGCACCAAAATAATATAGTTGAAAGCAATTTGATTGCACTTGTAGGCGCTTTGCTTGCACTCCAACAACTTTTGCTTGCACTTGAAAGTGATTTGATTGCACTTATGCGACATTTGCTTGCACTGAAACGACTTTGCTTGCAAGTCAAGACCTTCTACCCGCGGGAAAGCATCCGCCCGACATGGACATCAACGGCCAAATAAAACAAGCACCCGAATAATGAACTATTCAGGTGCTCGTTAATATTATTCTTCTGTAAGTTCTTTATCTAAATCTGTATCTTCACTAGAATCATCGCCATTATCTTCTATCAAACTAGCCAATACATGGACTCTTAAAATGATTCCTTTAATAAGCCCTTCTTCATCAACAACCACAATTGGAAACTTTGAATCCAATACTTTCGGAATGATATCTTGAACATAATCTTCCGGCGACACTGTATTCACGTCACGCTGCATGACTTCCTCGATTGTTTTACGTTGTTTCAACCCTTCAATCGCATCATCGATCGTGACGATACCATGGAGGTGCCGCTTTCGGTCGGCGACGAAAACACTGGAAAGACCATTTTCTTGCATCGTTTTTATTGCCACGTTCAAGCCATCCTTAAGTGACAATAACCCATGAGGACGAATCATAATATGTTCAGCCTGCAAGATTTTCGAACGATCAATATCGCGAATAAACTCGCTGATATATTGATTTGCAGGTTTTTCCAATATCTCTTCAGGTGTTCCGACTTGTTCAACTTTACCGTCTTTCATGACAGCTACACGATCCCCGATTTTAAAGGCCTCGTTCACATCATGCGTAATAAAGACAATCGTTTTTTGCAAGCGGTTCTGCAAGTCGATCAATTCCAACTGCATTTCTCGTCTGATAAGTGGGTCAAGCGCGCTAAATGGCTCATCCATTAATAATATATCAGGGTCATTTGCCAAGGCCCGCGCAATTCCAACACGCTGTTGCATCCCGCCGGATAATTCGTCAGGATATTTATCTTCCCAACCTTTTAAACCGACTAACTCCAAATGATGTTGGGCGATTTTCTTTCGTTCTGCTTTGTCAATGCCTTTAATTTCAAGGCCATATTCTATATTGCTAATGATTGTACGATGGCTAAATAATCCGAAATGTTGAAAGACCATCGCAATTTTTTCTTGACGATATTTCTTTAATTGTTGCGAGTTGAATTTCGTAATGTCTTCGCCGTCTACGCGAATTGAGCCTGCCGTCGGTCGATTCAGCATATTTAGGCAGCGAATTAGTGTTGATTTACCACTACCGGAAAGGCCCATTATGACAAAAGTTTCGCCTTCCATAATGTCCATCGAGGCATTATACACCCCTACGGTATGGCCCGTTTTCTTTAGAATATCTGTTTTTGACTCGCCTTTTTCAACCATCGGGATGATTCGCTTTGGTCGCGGACCGAATATTTTAGATATGTTTTCTACCTTCATTTTAATTGTCATGATGCATTCCCCCTCTGTTTCTGAAGACGGTCTGCAATCCCACCGGTAATCCGGTCAATAATTATCGCTAAAAATACGATACTAATACCCGCTTCAAATCCTAATGAAATGTCGATACGGTTAATTGCATACAGGACCCGTTCACCAAGGCCCTGTGCACCAACCATAGAACCTACAACCGCCATTGCAAGCGCCATCATAGTCGTTTGGTTAACGCCCGCCATAATCGTTGGAAGCGCTTGCGGCAATTGGACTTTAGTTAGCATTTGCATTGTTGAAGAACCGAATGATTGAGCGGACTCAACAACTTCTTTATCTACATTTCGAATGGCTAATTCAGTCAATCTCATAACAGGAGGCATTGCATAAATGATCGTCGCAATCACTGCCGGCACGTTACCTAATGGGAAAAAGAAAATAACAGGAATTAAGTAAACGAAAGTTGGCATCGTTTGCATTGCATCAAGTATTGGACGCATGACGACTGATAAAATATTATTGAAAGCCATTAATACACCAAATGGAATTCCAATTGCTAGAGAGAGTATTACGGAGATTAATACGATGGAAATAGTTGTCATCGTCTCTGCCCATAAATCAAATGAGCCAACTAAAAACATGAAAAACCCGAAGAGTAATCCACCCGATAAATTTGTGAAGTACCAGCCTAATAAAACTACTACAATGATCAGTACCCACCAAGGAACTGCCAGTAATGCCGACTCTAATCCTTTAATCGATGAAGATGTAAGGACGAATATGAAATCAAAAAACGCTTGAAAATTTGCTGCTAAAAAATCGATAAATTTTTCTACTCCGTCACCTATTGGTATACGTAAATCAGGAAATTCTTTCATAAGCATGGACTGCAGATTGCAGTCACTTTCTCACCTCAAATAATAAATTAGATTGGAAAGTGAGTAATTTCACTCACTTTCCTTACTTTTCATTTTATTTTATTGCTGTTTTCACTTTTTCTGCTACTTCATCTGAAACCCATTCCGTCCAGACGTCTTCATTCTCTTTCATCCACCATTTTGCAGTTTCGTCTGCGTCGGCTTCTGTTTCTTCCATATACTCAAGCATATCTTCTGTTAACGCGTTACTAGTTTTGTAGTTCTTTAAAAATTCGACGACATCTTCTGCTTGTGTTGCGAGATCTTTATTTACCGCAATTACGACATCACTTGGCGCAAATTCTGTACCCTTATTTTCATTCCAGACAGCCTCGTCGTATGGGTTGTCCTCTAGCAGTGTTAAATCATATTTAGCTGTAACCCATGTTGGTGACCAATAGTAACCAACCCATGGCTCGCCTTTTGAATAGGCGCCGACTAATGATGCAACAATCGCCGAGTCAGAACCAGGCGCTAAGTAGTTGAACGTTTCATCTAATCCGTATGTTTCAACTTTCGTAGCTAAATGTTCACTGACGATCCAGCTGGATGGCCCGCCGATTATTCTGCCCTTGCTACTATCTTCAGGGTCTTGAAATAAATCAGCATACTTCGCTAAATCTTCAACTGTTTTAAGATCTGGAGCGATTGGTTCAATACCTCTTTCTTCATCGCCTTCGATTACATACGTCGGAACATATAGCCCCTGGGAATTGTCATCGAAGTTAGTTGATAAACTAAGAATTGTTTCCTTATCCAATGCTTTTTCATAAATCTCTTTCAGATTGTCAGTCCATACTTCCATATAAACGTTTACATCGCCCTTTTCCAGTGCTTGAAACGTTGCTGCGGATGTTCCATTTGTTTCATCAGTATCGTAGCCATAACCTTCTTCTACGATGACACGAGCGATACTATTATGTACTCGGATGCTATCCCAACCTGCGTCAGCAAATTTAATGACATCAATGCTATCCTTGCTTGTTCCCCCTCCACCACATGCTGAAAGTAGAACAACTAAACTAACTGTGAGTAATAGCGCGATTTTGCGCATAACAAATCCAAACCCCTTTTTATTTTTATTCCGAAACAATGACTGAACAATGACCTCCTCTATTAATCTTGTAATCATTGAATCAGCTATGTTTTTCATCCTACCAGACTATAAAATGCATAGCAAACCGCGACAAGACTGACTTTTATGAAAAACGTCCAACAAAACGCATAGTCATCGGTACTACCTCTATACCTACATTGGTGAAAATTAATCAAACTTTTTTAAAACATTATTATATTTCACAGTAAAAAACCTTCATTTTATTAAAAATGAAGGTTAGTAAACTGGTATTATACTTTATCCTTTACACGCTGAATTGGAATATCTGCAACAATGTCGTTCATGACCCAACTCGCGCAAACAAGTCCTGCGACCGAAGGGACAAATGCATTTGAAGCGGGCGGCATTTCAGCTTTACGAATCTCCGCATCTGGTTTCCCGACGGTTTCAACAACTTCTTCTCGAATCACTACTGGACTTTCATCTGTAAATACAACTGGTAGTCCCTTGTATATCCCAGCTTTTCGCAAACGCAGTCGAATAACTTTTGCTAAAGGATCGGTATGCGTTTTGGAAATGTCAGCGATTTG
This genomic window from Sporosarcina sp. Marseille-Q4063 contains:
- a CDS encoding glycine betaine/L-proline ABC transporter ATP-binding protein produces the protein MTIKMKVENISKIFGPRPKRIIPMVEKGESKTDILKKTGHTVGVYNASMDIMEGETFVIMGLSGSGKSTLIRCLNMLNRPTAGSIRVDGEDITKFNSQQLKKYRQEKIAMVFQHFGLFSHRTIISNIEYGLEIKGIDKAERKKIAQHHLELVGLKGWEDKYPDELSGGMQQRVGIARALANDPDILLMDEPFSALDPLIRREMQLELIDLQNRLQKTIVFITHDVNEAFKIGDRVAVMKDGKVEQVGTPEEILEKPANQYISEFIRDIDRSKILQAEHIMIRPHGLLSLKDGLNVAIKTMQENGLSSVFVADRKRHLHGIVTIDDAIEGLKQRKTIEEVMQRDVNTVSPEDYVQDIIPKVLDSKFPIVVVDEEGLIKGIILRVHVLASLIEDNGDDSSEDTDLDKELTEE
- a CDS encoding ABC transporter substrate-binding protein, producing the protein MFRNKNKKGFGFVMRKIALLLTVSLVVLLSACGGGGTSKDSIDVIKFADAGWDSIRVHNSIARVIVEEGYGYDTDETNGTSAATFQALEKGDVNVYMEVWTDNLKEIYEKALDKETILSLSTNFDDNSQGLYVPTYVIEGDEERGIEPIAPDLKTVEDLAKYADLFQDPEDSSKGRIIGGPSSWIVSEHLATKVETYGLDETFNYLAPGSDSAIVASLVGAYSKGEPWVGYYWSPTWVTAKYDLTLLEDNPYDEAVWNENKGTEFAPSDVVIAVNKDLATQAEDVVEFLKNYKTSNALTEDMLEYMEETEADADETAKWWMKENEDVWTEWVSDEVAEKVKTAIK
- a CDS encoding proline/glycine betaine ABC transporter permease codes for the protein MKEFPDLRIPIGDGVEKFIDFLAANFQAFFDFIFVLTSSSIKGLESALLAVPWWVLIIVVVLLGWYFTNLSGGLLFGFFMFLVGSFDLWAETMTTISIVLISVILSLAIGIPFGVLMAFNNILSVVMRPILDAMQTMPTFVYLIPVIFFFPLGNVPAVIATIIYAMPPVMRLTELAIRNVDKEVVESAQSFGSSTMQMLTKVQLPQALPTIMAGVNQTTMMALAMAVVGSMVGAQGLGERVLYAINRIDISLGFEAGISIVFLAIIIDRITGGIADRLQKQRGNAS